The following proteins are encoded in a genomic region of Alphaproteobacteria bacterium:
- a CDS encoding AlpA family transcriptional regulator yields the protein MSQSILRLKSVLSRTGLSRTVLYVLIKGGNFPPPIKLGKRSCGWLESEIDAWIVERVQASRNKSHSPHARPDESRSSIAASMPAARQRGGGEAALRGVLVTRPFTNTERASRCK from the coding sequence ATGTCGCAATCTATTCTACGATTAAAATCCGTTCTATCCCGGACTGGCTTAAGTCGAACAGTGCTCTATGTGCTGATAAAAGGGGGCAATTTCCCTCCTCCAATCAAGCTAGGAAAGCGCTCATGCGGCTGGCTCGAAAGCGAAATCGACGCATGGATTGTTGAACGTGTGCAAGCCAGCCGGAATAAATCGCATTCCCCTCATGCGAGGCCAGATGAATCGCGTTCATCGATAGCCGCCTCCATGCCCGCCGCGCGCCAGCGCGGGGGCGGAGAGGCGGCGCTGAGGGGCGTCCTTGTAACACGCCCCTTTACAAATACAGAAAGGGCCTCCAGATGCAAATGA
- a CDS encoding DUF1835 domain-containing protein: protein MSQSVLYIASGRAAAVTMSQALSLSESQLLIFDDCLDGGPIRDFSSLDEWVESRKGYLTDIGHSSCLLQSLTAYFAHENPIERLRQADTIYFWAGIGLPEQLLLAWLVKLFLSSNIDPARLKLIEAYQVKNAKGKDCQILGVGELNPDQLLAVYQQSQKRGVSINDIEALENAWAALTASAPGKLVDYCDNAKPAFPFLHKGLHDFLRRYPNRHTGLGYFDMLLLKHASRGPKAARVLGYCMGEAYEQLDFTGDAHLFWRMKRLGASLLPYPALRLSGGPEMRDAEVTLTEMGESFLAGKENFILRNGVDDWIGGVHLTLQNMWWHHDGRLNQSAIPGGSSHG from the coding sequence ATGTCTCAATCGGTCTTGTATATCGCAAGTGGCCGGGCGGCTGCCGTAACGATGAGTCAGGCTCTATCCTTGTCGGAAAGCCAGCTGCTGATTTTTGATGATTGCCTGGACGGCGGCCCTATCAGAGATTTTAGCTCTTTGGATGAATGGGTCGAATCCAGAAAAGGATACCTGACTGACATTGGTCACTCTTCATGTTTGCTACAATCGCTCACGGCCTATTTTGCACATGAAAATCCGATCGAGCGCCTTCGGCAGGCCGATACTATATATTTCTGGGCTGGCATAGGCCTGCCTGAACAGTTATTGCTGGCTTGGCTTGTGAAACTATTCCTCTCCTCGAATATCGATCCCGCTCGCCTTAAACTCATCGAGGCCTATCAAGTTAAAAATGCTAAAGGAAAAGATTGCCAGATTCTTGGGGTGGGCGAGCTTAATCCCGATCAGTTGCTGGCTGTGTATCAGCAGTCTCAAAAACGCGGCGTATCCATTAATGACATCGAGGCGTTGGAAAACGCATGGGCAGCCTTAACGGCATCTGCCCCCGGGAAGCTGGTCGACTATTGTGACAACGCGAAGCCCGCCTTTCCATTTCTCCACAAGGGGTTGCATGATTTTTTGCGACGCTATCCCAATCGGCATACCGGCCTTGGCTATTTCGACATGTTGCTGCTCAAGCATGCTTCACGAGGCCCTAAGGCAGCGCGCGTGCTTGGTTATTGTATGGGGGAGGCTTATGAACAATTGGATTTTACCGGCGACGCGCATTTGTTCTGGCGCATGAAGAGGTTGGGCGCCAGCCTGCTTCCATATCCTGCGCTCAGGCTATCAGGCGGGCCGGAGATGAGGGACGCCGAAGTCACTTTAACCGAAATGGGGGAAAGTTTCTTAGCCGGAAAGGAAAATTTTATCCTGCGTAATGGCGTGGACGACTGGATCGGCGGTGTTCACCTGACCCTTCAGAATATGTGGTGGCATCATGACGGCAGGCTGAATCAATCTGCAATCCCAGGAGGATCGTCGCATGGCTAA
- a CDS encoding sterol desaturase family protein — MPNAAGWYARAIFLNSAQFAIVIIAGLTWSKWMQGYSLFNISHMMPDVAQGFLCWFAGTFVFYWWHRARHASNFLWRALHQIHHSAARIEALTAFYKHPLEIAVNSVLSSFLIFVVLGASIEAAAWYNFFAAFGEFFYHANIRTPRWTGYFLQRPEHHSIHHCRDVHDFNYGDITWWDRIFGTFRECQDFVPHCGYHGDREQKLVSMLRFADVHKDH, encoded by the coding sequence TTGCCTAATGCCGCCGGCTGGTATGCTCGCGCCATATTTCTCAACAGCGCGCAGTTTGCGATCGTCATCATCGCCGGTCTCACCTGGAGCAAATGGATGCAGGGATATTCCCTGTTTAATATTAGCCATATGATGCCGGATGTCGCGCAAGGGTTCCTCTGCTGGTTCGCCGGAACATTTGTCTTCTATTGGTGGCACCGCGCGCGCCACGCCTCCAATTTTCTCTGGCGTGCGCTGCACCAAATCCACCATAGCGCGGCGAGAATCGAAGCGCTTACGGCATTCTACAAGCATCCCTTGGAGATCGCGGTCAATTCGGTGCTTTCCTCTTTTTTGATCTTCGTTGTGCTCGGCGCCTCAATCGAAGCTGCTGCCTGGTATAATTTCTTCGCGGCGTTCGGCGAGTTTTTCTATCACGCCAATATCAGAACGCCGCGCTGGACCGGATATTTTCTTCAGCGTCCGGAGCATCACTCCATTCATCATTGCCGGGATGTCCATGATTTCAATTATGGCGACATCACATGGTGGGATCGCATCTTCGGCACATTCCGCGAGTGCCAGGATTTCGTTCCTCATTGCGGCTATCACGGCGACCGAGAGCAGAAGCTAGTTTCTATGCTGCGCTTTGCGGATGTCCACAAAGATCATTAA
- the pbpC gene encoding penicillin-binding protein 1C, producing MIRSRQCGMALACATLVFLACAAFLAKKPRLLDDVAFSRAVFDRQGALLRLTIAPDQKYRLFTPLHDIAPALREATLLHEDRHFYAHPGVNPLAVFRAFLQTYLAGGRKLGASTITMQLARLKYGLYTRNFTGKLMQMAQALRFEWHYSKDEILEAYLNLAPYGYNIEGAGAAGAIYFHAAPRDLTLPQALTLAAIPQSPTRRRPEAANATKPALIAARNQLFGEWLSEHSEAAAQKPFFALPMPTYGIADIPFEAPHLTNKLLAQYPDSPVITATIDLEVQKLLETILAGYVRDRRETGIENGAALLVDTRSMQAVASIGSADFRNRAIKGQIDATRVGRSPGSALKPFIYALAFDQGLIHPYSVLGDAPASFGSYTPDNFDHDFRGPITVRDALRLSRNIPAIKLAARLRHPDLYDFYAKAGVSKLKAKQDYGLSLVLGTAPVTMRALAGLYAALANDGNQRPIMFQTTINEPQDLKRLLSPEASFMTLDILSATPRPFHSENETGIYWKTGTSNGYHDAWSAGVFGHYVLIVWVGNMDGRNSPALTGIRAAAPLFFAMADAVKAMKPQRDLIAVKADKLHLRRVDVCASTGDLTLEDCPAVARSWFIPGVSPIKGPNVFRRILVDLATGKRACAFISGRTVYKTYEVWPSDLQQVMRQAGLNLDAMPPPDQNCAVREQGGGGKPVIISPQSGMVYHANLQSGGEEGVTFDAVADGATEYLYWFVDNKYFGKARPGESLQWNPKPGLHNVSVVDNAGRADSSQMQVLAAP from the coding sequence ATGATCCGCTCACGGCAATGCGGCATGGCGCTGGCTTGCGCGACGCTCGTTTTCTTGGCCTGCGCCGCATTTCTGGCGAAGAAGCCCCGCCTTCTCGACGATGTCGCGTTCTCGCGCGCAGTTTTCGACCGGCAGGGCGCGCTGCTGCGGCTTACCATCGCGCCGGACCAGAAATACCGCTTATTCACGCCGCTGCATGATATCGCTCCGGCTTTGCGCGAGGCGACTCTGCTGCATGAAGACCGGCATTTTTATGCTCACCCGGGCGTGAATCCTCTCGCGGTGTTCCGCGCTTTTCTGCAGACCTATTTGGCCGGCGGGCGCAAGCTGGGCGCATCGACCATCACGATGCAGCTTGCCCGTCTCAAATACGGACTTTATACGCGCAATTTCACCGGAAAACTGATGCAGATGGCGCAGGCGCTCCGCTTTGAATGGCATTACAGCAAGGATGAAATTCTTGAGGCTTATCTCAACCTGGCTCCTTACGGATACAATATCGAAGGCGCCGGAGCAGCCGGCGCTATATATTTTCACGCTGCGCCGCGGGATTTGACTTTGCCCCAGGCTTTGACCCTCGCGGCCATTCCGCAAAGCCCCACGCGGCGGCGTCCGGAAGCCGCCAATGCTACTAAGCCCGCACTTATCGCCGCACGCAACCAGCTGTTCGGCGAGTGGCTTTCCGAACATTCTGAAGCCGCTGCGCAGAAACCTTTTTTTGCGCTCCCCATGCCCACCTATGGCATTGCGGATATTCCCTTCGAAGCGCCGCATTTGACGAACAAGCTTCTGGCGCAATATCCGGATTCGCCTGTCATAACGGCGACGATTGACCTCGAAGTCCAGAAGCTTCTCGAAACCATCCTCGCGGGCTATGTGCGCGACCGGCGCGAGACGGGAATCGAAAATGGCGCCGCGTTGCTCGTCGATACGCGGAGCATGCAAGCGGTGGCAAGCATCGGCTCGGCGGATTTTCGCAATCGCGCCATCAAGGGCCAGATCGACGCCACCCGAGTCGGACGCTCGCCGGGATCGGCCCTGAAACCGTTTATCTATGCCCTAGCCTTCGATCAAGGCTTGATCCATCCTTATTCGGTTCTCGGGGACGCGCCGGCAAGTTTCGGCAGCTATACGCCCGATAACTTCGATCATGATTTCCGCGGCCCGATTACGGTGCGCGACGCCTTGCGCCTCAGCCGCAATATTCCGGCCATCAAGCTTGCCGCGCGGCTTCGGCATCCCGACCTTTATGACTTCTATGCCAAAGCCGGAGTCAGCAAGCTGAAAGCGAAGCAGGATTACGGGCTTTCCCTCGTCTTGGGCACCGCGCCGGTGACGATGCGCGCGCTTGCCGGGTTATACGCCGCGTTGGCGAATGATGGAAACCAGCGGCCGATCATGTTCCAGACGACCATTAATGAGCCCCAAGACCTGAAAAGACTGCTCAGCCCGGAAGCCAGCTTCATGACGCTTGATATTCTAAGCGCCACGCCACGCCCTTTTCATTCCGAGAATGAAACCGGCATATACTGGAAGACGGGCACGTCCAACGGCTATCATGACGCGTGGTCGGCGGGAGTTTTCGGCCATTACGTCCTGATCGTTTGGGTAGGCAATATGGACGGCAGGAACAGCCCAGCCTTGACCGGTATTCGCGCCGCTGCGCCATTGTTCTTTGCGATGGCGGATGCGGTCAAGGCCATGAAGCCACAGCGCGACCTTATCGCCGTTAAAGCTGATAAGCTACATTTGCGGCGCGTCGATGTCTGTGCTTCAACCGGGGACCTCACGCTGGAAGATTGCCCTGCCGTTGCGCGCAGCTGGTTCATCCCCGGTGTCTCGCCCATCAAGGGTCCGAATGTTTTCCGCCGCATTCTTGTCGACCTTGCCACGGGCAAGCGCGCATGCGCCTTTATATCCGGACGTACCGTCTATAAAACTTATGAAGTCTGGCCGAGCGACTTGCAGCAAGTGATGCGGCAGGCAGGCCTCAACCTGGATGCCATGCCGCCGCCGGACCAAAATTGCGCCGTCAGGGAACAGGGCGGTGGCGGAAAGCCGGTGATTATTTCTCCCCAATCCGGCATGGTCTATCATGCAAACCTGCAAAGCGGCGGTGAGGAGGGTGTGACCTTCGACGCGGTGGCGGATGGGGCGACCGAATATCTCTATTGGTTCGTCGACAACAAGTACTTCGGCAAAGCTCGGCCCGGAGAGAGCTTGCAATGGAATCCCAAGCCCGGCCTCCATAACGTCAGCGTCGTCGATAACGCCGGCCGCGCTGATTCATCGCAAATGCAGGTTCTGGCCGCGCCATAA
- a CDS encoding DUF4166 domain-containing protein, which produces MSEILLRQIVGSDFDLMPEAVRKMHSIEKDQDVYGTSRVMGGTNPIAWLVRIVAALPAPAHRAPIHIRFAKSPDSEEWNRLFGKSRFHTIMKKEGPHLAEHLVAFPVTFIYTVKADRKGFSLHLVKTRFLGIPLPRLLWPELHARAGEWRGRYRFSTVVGFWFCGRVINYFGYLDGPSELG; this is translated from the coding sequence ATGAGCGAGATTCTTCTCCGTCAGATTGTCGGCAGCGACTTCGACCTCATGCCCGAAGCCGTGCGGAAAATGCATAGCATCGAGAAAGACCAGGATGTTTACGGCACGTCGCGCGTCATGGGCGGCACGAATCCGATTGCCTGGCTGGTCAGGATTGTTGCGGCGCTGCCTGCGCCGGCGCATCGCGCGCCGATCCATATCCGCTTTGCCAAAAGCCCGGATAGCGAGGAATGGAACCGCCTGTTCGGCAAAAGCCGTTTTCATACGATCATGAAGAAGGAAGGCCCGCACCTGGCCGAGCATCTGGTCGCCTTCCCCGTGACATTCATCTATACGGTCAAAGCCGACAGAAAAGGCTTTTCCCTGCATCTGGTGAAGACGCGGTTTCTGGGTATACCGCTGCCGCGCCTGTTGTGGCCGGAGCTTCATGCCCGCGCAGGCGAATGGCGCGGACGCTACCGCTTCAGCACCGTCGTCGGCTTCTGGTTCTGCGGTCGAGTCATCAACTATTTCGGGTATTTGGATGGGCCAAGTGAATTGGGCTGA
- a CDS encoding saccharopine dehydrogenase NADP-binding domain-containing protein, with product MLRLFVLGASGQFGIRLCSRLADLPMQLVLIGRNERKLDASRRDLLRSHPDAQIDIKSCDIHSQAFRELLKTEKPDFLIHLAGPFQDQDYGIARACLDTGVSYIDMADGRDFVRDFASLDHAAKEKGITLITGASTVPGLSSAVIDHYLKDFLQMESVDYGISAGLKTGLGLATLKAVLSYCGRPYQVLRGGVTTAIYGLGRARHHDYPAPVGRRHMVDCDIPDHDLFPAHYPSLRYMDFGSCIDMPLLDQVLSLMSFCVRKGWIKDWDFLSGLIKPFMDVTKIFGSRHSGFFMELGGQDEDGKSKKLLFEIIARDGSGLEIPVIPVTLMVKRLLRGDKLRAGAYPALGLFSLDEFKEELKPYPISWIERDTTP from the coding sequence ATGCTCCGCCTCTTTGTCCTCGGCGCCTCAGGGCAGTTTGGAATACGTCTTTGCAGCCGGCTGGCCGATTTGCCGATGCAGCTTGTCCTGATTGGACGCAATGAGAGGAAACTTGATGCGAGCCGGAGAGATTTGCTGCGCAGTCATCCAGACGCGCAAATCGACATTAAGTCATGTGATATTCATAGCCAGGCTTTTCGCGAGCTTCTGAAAACCGAGAAACCCGATTTTCTTATCCATCTGGCGGGGCCGTTCCAGGATCAGGATTACGGCATTGCTCGGGCCTGCCTCGATACGGGTGTATCCTATATCGATATGGCGGATGGGCGCGATTTCGTGCGCGATTTCGCGTCATTGGATCATGCGGCCAAAGAAAAAGGCATTACGCTGATCACCGGCGCGAGCACAGTACCCGGATTGTCCTCGGCAGTGATCGATCATTATCTAAAAGACTTTTTGCAGATGGAGTCTGTCGATTACGGCATTTCTGCCGGGCTAAAGACCGGCCTCGGCCTGGCCACGCTCAAAGCCGTGCTGAGCTATTGCGGCAGGCCTTATCAGGTTTTGCGCGGCGGCGTCACGACCGCGATCTACGGCCTTGGCCGCGCGCGCCATCATGACTATCCCGCGCCGGTTGGCAGACGGCACATGGTCGATTGCGACATTCCAGACCATGATTTGTTTCCGGCCCACTATCCATCGTTGCGGTATATGGATTTCGGCAGCTGTATCGACATGCCTTTGCTCGACCAGGTTTTGTCTCTGATGAGCTTCTGCGTTCGGAAAGGCTGGATCAAGGATTGGGATTTTCTCTCTGGCCTTATCAAACCCTTCATGGACGTCACGAAAATCTTCGGCAGCCGCCATAGCGGGTTCTTCATGGAGCTTGGCGGGCAAGACGAGGATGGAAAGTCCAAGAAACTTCTGTTCGAAATCATCGCCCGCGACGGCAGTGGGCTGGAAATTCCGGTAATCCCCGTAACGCTTATGGTCAAACGCCTTTTGCGCGGCGATAAGCTGCGGGCTGGCGCCTATCCCGCGCTCGGGCTATTCTCGCTGGACGAATTCAAGGAAGAGCTGAAGCCTTATCCCATTTCCTGGATCGAACGGGACACAACGCCATGA